Within the Opitutaceae bacterium TAV5 genome, the region GGTTTGATGGAAAATGACGGAGCCGGCCGTACTGCCGGTCCGGTTGATGAGCACACCGGCTGCGGCGGGGATGATTTCCGTGTCTTTCACGGGGTTGCCCAAGGTGGCCTGCCGCCACCGCGTGCCATCGTGAAAATATTTTTTCCAGACGCCGGATGCAAGGATCTGCACCTGATCGGCGCTTGACGGGGAAGAAGCGGAAACCCATCCGGGAAGGTTCTGTATCCCGGACTCCGCCAGGGTTACAGGGACGGGCCAGGCATTGGAAAGGAGAGTCAGACCGCTGCTCTTGACGCCGGCGCGACGATCGTCGCCCTGCACGGCGCCGGCAAGGGTCAGGTTAATTGGCGTATTGGCGAGGCGTCCGTAAAGGAGGGCGCTGTCGGGCGGGATCACGGTGTCGGAAGCGTCCGCGCCCGAGGCCGCCTCGATCCAGTGCCCGGCAAGGGCGTCGTAATAAAAGGTGATCGAGATGCCGCTGCGGATGATTTGCAGGACATCCGAATTATCCACATCGCTCCCGCCGAGGACTCCGGATCCCGCAGGGAAGAGCGTGGAGAGCGTCTCCGCCGCCAGAATCCCGAAGGTATCCCCCTCTTCGCCGGTCGCGATCGAGAGAGTGGTGAGGTCGGCGGTCCCGGACTCGTCGAGGGTAAGCGTGGTGGCGGTGCTGGGTGTCGTTGTGGAAACGAGAAAACTGCGTCCCGCCGATGCCCCGCTGGTGATACGGATGAACCAGGGTGCGGCCGGAGTCGACCACGCGCCGGCGCTCCAGTCCGCGCCAGCGTCCGTGAGGGTGTTTGCGGTGAGCGCGGTGATGCGCCCCGTGATCTGTGTGCCAGGCGTGATCGTCAGCGGCAGCGACAGCACGGTCCAGGTTTTTGTCGTCCCCGTACCGGCCCTGATGACCGCCGGCAGGTAGCCCACCACCTGATCCGAAATCAGCCCGTCCTGCGCAGGCAGCGCGGTGGCGAGGACAACGAGTGCAGCCGGCAGGACGGCAAGGCGCGAAAGTTTTCCGGGAATACGCATGGTCTGGCGAGTAGTTGCAGATTTATGACGCCGCCGTGGCGACGAGGCGGTAGAACATCGCGGTGGCCCCGAGGGGCTCGCTGAGCAGGATCGGGCCGTTGGTGCCAGGGATGGGCTCGCCCGTATCCACCCAGCTCGTCAGGTCCGCCGATTTCTGAAGCTGATAGTTCGAGCCCCAGCGCGAGATGAACTTGAGCTCGATCATGTCCGTCGTGGCGCCGGCATCTTCGTCGGTCACGGCGACCGTGCGGATCGTGACATCCTCAGCCTTTACGGGCGCGGCCCAGGAGCGGGGTTGCAGGCGCTCGGCGGTCACGTCGTCGAGACGCTGCATCATCCGGGTCCGCTCTATGATCTGCCCGGGGGTGGCGAGCGTGGACTGGCCCGCGAGCGTGCGCAGACCTTCGGCCCAGACGGAGAGGTTGCGCAGCTCGACCGGCTGGCCGGTGCTCCCGTCGATGTCGGTGCCGCCGAGAGCGGCCGGGCGCAGGTCGTAAAACTCCTGCTGGTCGGCGGCGGCGCCGAGGCCGTCGTAATAAAGGGCATATTTGTAGCCGGCCTCGCGGATCATCCGGATGCGGTTGGGCGCGGAAACGATGCCGTTGCCATCGGTCCCGTCGGCGGACTGGCCGGCGTAGATGTCGTCGTAGGTGAAGAGCACGTAGTCCTGCACCGCCGGAGCGTCGGGATCGAGGATCATGCTGCTGTAGTCCACACCGGCGAAGGGGTATGACTGCCAGTCGGGCACGCCGAGGAGCGAACAGATCGTGGGCAGGAGGTCCACGTGCGAGACGAGATGCGGCGAGACGCGGCCGGCGGGGAAAAGGTCGGGATTGGACCACACGAGGGGCACACGGATGACCTCCTCGTAGCACATGAAGGACTTTTGCCGCAGCCCGCCATGGCACATGCCCATCTCGCCGTGGTCGGAGGTGCGCACGACAAGGGTCCGGGAGCGGAGGGCCTCGCCGGCGGAGTTGGCGGAGAAGACGTCGAGGAGACTCCGGAGATGGGCGTCCACGCGTTTCATGAGATTGCCGTAGAAGTTGAGGTAGGCGCGCTTCTGGATGTCCGCGGGAAGGGGGCCGAGGCCGTTCAGCAGGACGCCAAGCTGGGCGTGCGCGGTGGGCTTGTGGTTGAGGAGCAGGTTCTCGTCGACGGTGGGCGGCAGGTCGATGTCGCCGACGAGATCGGCGTGGGTGTAGCCGCCGTCGAGATAGTTGCCGGGGTAGCCGAGCACGTCGTGCGGGTTGACGAGGGAGACGACGAGGCAGAAGGGTTTGCCGCCGGGATTGTCGCGCTTGTGCCGGAGGTAGGCGATGGCGTCGTTGATGAAGCGGGTGTCGTGGTCGGCGGCGCCGCCGCCGAAGTTGGCGGGCTGCACGTCCTGACCGGCGTCGGGCGCGTCCCACTGGTCGAAGCCATAGCGGGAAATATCGTCGTTCTGGAGGATTTCGTCGGCGCCTTCCACGCCCTTGCTCAGGTGCCATTTGCCTTTGTAGACGACTTCGTAGCCGGCGGCCTTGAGCGTGGTGGCGAGGTTGGGCAGCGCAGGGTCGAGCTGATGCTCGGTGGCGGACTGGGGGAAGCCTTCGGTGAGCGTATCCGGCGAACGATGCTGCGCGGGAAAAAGCCCGGTGAAAATCGTATTGCGCGAGGGCGTACACATGCAGGTGTTGGCGCAGGCGCGTTCGAAGGACACCCCGTTGGCGCAGAGCGAGGTATAGGCAGGAAGGTTCGCGGCGGCCCAGCCGGCGGGGAACCATTGCAAAGCCCGTTCCTGGTCGGTGAGGAAGAGGATGAGGTTCATGCCGGCCGTGGCAGGCGGCACCGGCACATCATCGGCATGGGCCGAGGGCACAAACAGATTGACCAGGGGGCGGCCGGCGGCGATGGCACCCGCAGTGGCGCAGGATTTCAGGAACGCGCGGCGCG harbors:
- a CDS encoding sulfatase, encoding MSSSPSTPATRSFSRRAFLKSCATAGAIAAGRPLVNLFVPSAHADDVPVPPATAGMNLILFLTDQERALQWFPAGWAAANLPAYTSLCANGVSFERACANTCMCTPSRNTIFTGLFPAQHRSPDTLTEGFPQSATEHQLDPALPNLATTLKAAGYEVVYKGKWHLSKGVEGADEILQNDDISRYGFDQWDAPDAGQDVQPANFGGGAADHDTRFINDAIAYLRHKRDNPGGKPFCLVVSLVNPHDVLGYPGNYLDGGYTHADLVGDIDLPPTVDENLLLNHKPTAHAQLGVLLNGLGPLPADIQKRAYLNFYGNLMKRVDAHLRSLLDVFSANSAGEALRSRTLVVRTSDHGEMGMCHGGLRQKSFMCYEEVIRVPLVWSNPDLFPAGRVSPHLVSHVDLLPTICSLLGVPDWQSYPFAGVDYSSMILDPDAPAVQDYVLFTYDDIYAGQSADGTDGNGIVSAPNRIRMIREAGYKYALYYDGLGAAADQQEFYDLRPAALGGTDIDGSTGQPVELRNLSVWAEGLRTLAGQSTLATPGQIIERTRMMQRLDDVTAERLQPRSWAAPVKAEDVTIRTVAVTDEDAGATTDMIELKFISRWGSNYQLQKSADLTSWVDTGEPIPGTNGPILLSEPLGATAMFYRLVATAAS